In Halobaculum sp. XH14, a single genomic region encodes these proteins:
- the cobN gene encoding cobaltochelatase subunit CobN, protein MILFITSVDTELLTAQQALERLPSDFPPVRMAGTDHLQSRAELEAFLDDLGTEPGAIVVRVLGGKQYFETGLDVLSELARDRNVPLLVLPGTREMDPELTALSTATPAETGTVFEYFSHGGVPNFENLFRYLAARYLVADYEYDDPEELPWHGLYHPDLDDATRDLDAFRNRTFGSDRPVMAILFYRANWISGNLDAVDALIERARAEGYDPLPIFCYSMRNRDDSASASAPAVVDEYLTDDEGTVPDVILTTLSYHMGSLRRNERGTTKDAGSNDFLADLDVPVVQGMNSSETVEEWEANEEGLPPRDTANKVAMPEFDGRITGNASSFREPVELDDAVTGPVYRQHPVPDRTGSTVDVADRYARLGRLDNEEKKVAVLLTNFPTSNARVGNAVGLDTPASVINVLERLRDAGYRTGEIPEDGDALMETLIDRGGYDEQFLTREQMREAPGRIHEDEYGEWFETFPDEVRAEMRDEWDDPPGDVYRDDEHVYLAGVRFENVFVGIQPPRGFGENPIAVYHSPDLVPTHHYAGFYRWLSNGFGADAIVHAGKHGTLEWLPGKAVALSESCYPEVANPDLPVFYPFIMNDPGEGSQAKRRLHSTVIDHLVPPMTTADTYGDLDHLQTLLDEYQQAEEMDPKKLPQIRNEIWELVLENDLDEDLQVNEQPDDFGAFTEEIDGYLCEIGALQIRGGLHVLGEPPTDEKLVHFLTSLLRLDTEHVQGIRRAIADEYGIDYDAVTADPGKPYDGSRPAFLAHVDADGVRTRGDVEEAIESFARALVSPLVEGRSAADARETFGIDADSPIQDVLTYVEDDLLPAIRRTTDETDNLLRGLDGDFVPPGPSGAPTRGMPELLPTGRNFYSVDIRAVPSPYAWEVGTDLADSLLATHREDEGEYPESIGIVVWGTSNMRTKGDDVAEILSLLGVEPVWNDENRRVEGLNVIPLEELGRPRIDVTVRISGFFRDAFPHVVDLLDEAVNTVADLDEPPERNYVRKHAERDRTNYEAEGMDPEEAERRSRYRVFGSKPGTYGAGILPAINQRNWETDEDLAGVYLNWGGYAYTDDEYGSEAIDVFKERLSNVQVAVQNQDNREHDVFDSDDYLQFHGGMVATVRALTGENPSAMFGDSSEPEDVEVRHLDDEARRVFRSRVVNPKWVESMHEHGYKGALEMAATVDFLFGYDATAEVVDDWMYADVSETYLLDEENREFLEEHNPWAIRSMSERLLEAMDRDMWAEPDEELRAKLERLYLENEGMLEGRGE, encoded by the coding sequence ATGATACTCTTCATCACGTCCGTGGACACGGAGCTTCTCACGGCACAGCAGGCCCTGGAACGGCTACCGAGCGATTTCCCGCCGGTCCGGATGGCGGGGACGGACCACCTCCAGTCGCGGGCGGAACTCGAGGCGTTCCTGGACGACCTCGGGACGGAGCCCGGGGCCATCGTCGTCCGGGTTCTGGGCGGGAAACAGTACTTCGAGACCGGGCTGGACGTCCTCTCGGAGCTGGCCCGGGACCGGAACGTCCCGCTGCTCGTGCTCCCGGGAACCCGGGAGATGGATCCCGAACTGACGGCGCTGAGCACCGCCACCCCGGCCGAGACGGGGACCGTCTTCGAGTACTTCAGCCACGGCGGCGTCCCCAACTTCGAGAACCTGTTCCGGTATCTCGCCGCGCGCTATCTCGTCGCCGACTACGAGTACGACGACCCGGAGGAGCTGCCCTGGCACGGGCTCTATCACCCGGATCTCGACGACGCGACGCGGGACCTGGACGCGTTCCGGAACCGGACGTTCGGCTCGGACCGCCCCGTGATGGCCATCCTCTTCTATCGCGCCAACTGGATCAGCGGGAACCTGGACGCGGTCGACGCCCTGATCGAGCGGGCGCGGGCCGAGGGCTACGACCCGCTCCCGATCTTCTGTTACTCGATGCGGAACCGGGACGACTCCGCCTCGGCGTCGGCTCCCGCGGTGGTCGACGAGTACCTGACCGACGACGAGGGCACCGTGCCGGACGTGATACTCACCACCCTCAGCTATCACATGGGCTCGTTACGGCGCAACGAGCGGGGCACCACGAAAGACGCCGGCTCGAACGACTTTCTCGCCGACCTGGACGTCCCCGTCGTCCAGGGGATGAACTCCTCCGAGACCGTCGAGGAGTGGGAGGCGAACGAGGAGGGACTGCCGCCGCGTGACACGGCGAACAAGGTCGCGATGCCGGAGTTCGACGGCCGAATAACCGGCAACGCCTCGTCGTTCCGTGAACCCGTCGAACTCGACGACGCCGTCACGGGCCCGGTCTATCGACAGCATCCCGTTCCCGACCGGACTGGGTCGACCGTCGACGTCGCCGACCGGTACGCGCGGCTGGGGCGGCTGGACAACGAGGAGAAGAAGGTCGCCGTCCTGCTCACCAACTTCCCGACGAGCAACGCGCGGGTCGGCAACGCCGTCGGGCTGGACACGCCCGCGTCGGTCATCAACGTGCTCGAACGGTTGCGGGATGCCGGCTACCGGACCGGCGAGATCCCGGAGGACGGCGACGCCCTGATGGAGACGCTGATCGACCGGGGCGGGTACGACGAGCAGTTCCTCACGCGCGAGCAGATGCGGGAGGCCCCGGGCCGGATCCACGAGGACGAGTACGGGGAGTGGTTCGAGACGTTCCCCGACGAGGTTCGGGCGGAGATGCGGGACGAGTGGGACGACCCGCCGGGCGACGTCTACCGGGACGACGAGCACGTCTACCTCGCCGGCGTCCGGTTCGAGAACGTGTTCGTTGGGATCCAGCCGCCCCGGGGGTTCGGCGAGAACCCCATCGCGGTGTATCACAGCCCCGACCTCGTCCCGACCCACCACTACGCCGGCTTCTACCGCTGGCTCTCGAACGGGTTCGGCGCCGACGCCATCGTCCACGCGGGGAAACACGGGACCCTCGAGTGGCTCCCCGGCAAGGCCGTCGCCCTCTCGGAGTCGTGTTACCCGGAGGTCGCCAACCCCGACCTGCCCGTCTTCTACCCGTTCATCATGAACGACCCGGGCGAGGGCTCACAGGCCAAGCGGCGGCTCCACTCGACCGTCATCGACCACCTCGTGCCGCCGATGACGACCGCGGACACGTACGGCGACCTCGACCACCTGCAGACGCTGCTCGACGAGTACCAGCAGGCCGAGGAGATGGACCCGAAGAAGCTCCCGCAGATCCGCAACGAGATCTGGGAACTCGTCCTCGAGAACGACCTCGACGAGGACCTCCAGGTCAACGAGCAGCCGGACGATTTCGGGGCGTTCACCGAGGAGATCGACGGCTACCTCTGTGAGATCGGCGCCCTGCAGATCCGCGGCGGCCTCCACGTCCTCGGCGAGCCGCCGACCGACGAGAAGCTCGTCCACTTTCTCACCTCGCTGCTCCGGCTCGACACCGAGCACGTCCAGGGCATCCGGCGGGCGATCGCCGACGAGTACGGCATCGACTACGACGCGGTGACGGCGGATCCAGGAAAACCGTACGACGGGTCGAGGCCGGCGTTCCTCGCGCACGTCGACGCCGACGGGGTTCGGACGAGGGGCGACGTCGAGGAGGCCATCGAGTCGTTCGCCCGGGCGCTCGTCTCGCCGCTCGTGGAGGGCCGCTCGGCGGCGGACGCCCGCGAGACGTTCGGCATCGACGCGGACTCCCCGATCCAGGACGTCCTCACCTACGTCGAGGACGACCTGCTCCCGGCGATCAGGCGCACGACCGACGAGACCGACAACCTCCTCCGGGGGCTCGACGGCGACTTCGTCCCGCCGGGCCCGAGCGGCGCGCCCACGCGGGGGATGCCGGAACTGCTGCCGACGGGGCGGAACTTCTACTCGGTCGACATCCGGGCCGTCCCGTCGCCGTACGCCTGGGAGGTCGGCACGGACCTCGCCGACTCGCTGCTGGCGACCCACCGGGAGGACGAGGGCGAGTACCCCGAGTCCATCGGCATCGTCGTCTGGGGCACCTCGAACATGCGCACGAAGGGCGACGACGTCGCGGAGATCCTCTCGCTGCTCGGGGTCGAACCGGTGTGGAACGACGAGAATCGCCGCGTCGAGGGGCTGAACGTGATTCCACTCGAGGAGCTCGGGCGGCCGCGCATCGACGTCACCGTCCGCATCAGCGGCTTCTTCCGGGACGCGTTCCCGCACGTCGTCGACCTGCTCGACGAGGCAGTGAACACGGTCGCCGACCTGGACGAGCCGCCCGAGCGGAACTACGTCCGGAAACACGCGGAACGCGACCGGACGAACTACGAGGCGGAGGGGATGGACCCCGAGGAGGCCGAGCGGCGGTCGCGCTACCGCGTGTTCGGCAGCAAGCCGGGGACCTACGGCGCGGGCATCCTGCCGGCGATCAACCAGCGCAACTGGGAGACGGACGAGGACCTCGCGGGCGTCTACCTGAACTGGGGCGGCTACGCCTACACAGACGACGAGTACGGCTCCGAGGCCATCGACGTGTTCAAAGAGCGGCTCTCGAACGTCCAGGTCGCGGTCCAGAACCAGGACAACCGCGAGCACGACGTCTTCGATTCCGACGACTACCTCCAGTTCCATGGCGGCATGGTCGCCACCGTCCGGGCGCTCACCGGGGAGAACCCGTCGGCGATGTTCGGCGACAGCTCCGAGCCCGAGGACGTCGAGGTCCGGCACCTCGACGACGAGGCCCGGCGCGTGTTCCGCTCCCGCGTGGTCAATCCCAAGTGGGTGGAGTCGATGCACGAGCACGGCTACAAGGGCGCACTGGAGATGGCCGCGACCGTCGACTTCCTGTTCGGCTACGACGCGACGGCGGAGGTCGTCGACGACTGGATGTACGCCGACGTCTCCGAGACGTACCTCCTGGACGAGGAGAACCGCGAGTTCCTCGAGGAGCACAACCCGTGGGCGATCAGGTCGATGAGCGAGCGCCTGCTGGAGGCGATGGACCGCGACATGTGGGCGGAGCCGGACGAGGAGTTGCGGGCGAAACTGGAGCGACTGTACCTCGAAAACGAGGGAATGCTGGAGGGAAGAGGCGAATGA
- a CDS encoding CbtB domain-containing protein, with the protein MSVANDTVHDRIERARIELSPVQLTAVLGFVAAVGFLLLFVQEPLVHDSMHNLRHAAGITCH; encoded by the coding sequence ATGTCCGTCGCAAACGACACGGTCCACGACAGGATCGAACGAGCCCGGATCGAACTCTCGCCCGTCCAGCTCACGGCCGTGCTGGGCTTCGTCGCCGCGGTCGGGTTCCTCCTGCTGTTCGTCCAGGAGCCGCTCGTTCACGACTCGATGCACAACCTCAGGCACGCCGCCGGGATCACCTGTCACTGA
- a CDS encoding CbtA family protein, with translation MFTDYLTRGVKAGLVAGIVFGLFMALAANPLVVYADEMNHAAGEGDHAHGEGGTPWEWAGSYHLEPGTYTYTFQEGPDPAMHLAVLGSAQSGQESIHDTEGTAETLYGDHDAAAAVGDGGSVQPSAETLYDLQFAESGGTTVTLEIGEAGSYVLFTEHVPSEFGAALTDESGAVVEPEATEGAGGHGGESGHGADGGHAGEAGHHDAAVSTAVNKTVSVLSGGLWGVLLGGAFFGIAFYFLEPAIPGTGATRSYVLGAAGFVTVSGAPWLVLPPAAPGARQSLPADTRLLLYGGMMVAGALVCLLSGVAYDRARGSNGPAIAAVAALVPFALLAVPVVLAPTNAVQGALPADLRAGLTGLFAFGQVLLWAALAAAHAQFAPAGDPPTDGAATGRDPTATAD, from the coding sequence ATGTTCACGGACTACCTGACCCGCGGTGTGAAGGCGGGGCTGGTCGCCGGGATCGTCTTCGGCCTGTTCATGGCGCTGGCCGCGAACCCGCTCGTCGTCTACGCCGACGAGATGAACCACGCCGCCGGGGAGGGGGACCACGCACACGGCGAGGGCGGAACGCCCTGGGAGTGGGCCGGCTCGTACCACCTCGAACCGGGCACCTACACGTACACGTTCCAGGAGGGGCCCGACCCGGCGATGCACCTCGCTGTCCTGGGGAGCGCCCAGTCCGGACAGGAGAGCATCCACGACACGGAGGGGACGGCCGAGACGCTCTACGGCGACCACGACGCCGCCGCCGCGGTCGGGGACGGCGGGAGCGTCCAGCCGAGCGCGGAGACGCTCTACGACCTCCAGTTCGCCGAGTCGGGCGGGACGACGGTCACCCTCGAAATCGGGGAGGCGGGCTCGTACGTCCTGTTCACCGAGCACGTCCCGTCCGAGTTCGGCGCGGCGCTCACGGACGAGAGCGGCGCGGTCGTCGAGCCGGAAGCGACCGAAGGCGCTGGCGGACACGGCGGGGAGAGCGGGCACGGGGCCGACGGCGGCCACGCCGGCGAGGCGGGCCACCACGACGCCGCCGTCTCGACGGCCGTGAACAAGACCGTCAGCGTGCTCTCCGGCGGGCTGTGGGGCGTCCTGCTCGGCGGGGCGTTCTTCGGCATCGCGTTCTACTTCCTCGAGCCCGCGATCCCGGGGACGGGCGCGACCAGGAGCTACGTGCTGGGCGCGGCCGGCTTCGTCACCGTCTCCGGCGCGCCGTGGCTGGTGCTCCCGCCGGCCGCTCCGGGCGCACGGCAGTCGCTCCCGGCCGATACCCGCCTCCTGCTGTACGGCGGGATGATGGTCGCCGGCGCGCTGGTCTGTCTGCTCTCGGGCGTCGCGTACGACCGGGCGCGGGGCTCGAACGGCCCGGCGATCGCCGCCGTCGCCGCGCTGGTCCCGTTCGCGCTGCTCGCCGTCCCCGTCGTGCTCGCGCCGACGAACGCCGTTCAGGGCGCGCTCCCGGCCGACCTGCGCGCGGGACTCACGGGGCTGTTCGCGTTCGGGCAGGTGCTCCTGTGGGCAGCCCTCGCCGCCGCCCACGCGCAGTTCGCACCGGCGGGCGACCCGCCGACGGACGGGGCGGCGACCGGACGGGACCCGACCGCCACGGCGGACTGA
- a CDS encoding (2Fe-2S) ferredoxin domain-containing protein codes for MRHRTEEVHENGFTDHVLVCTNGRDSEYASCADAHGPEVYETVKAWLRERGVFWSRVHVAETSCLGLCSEDGTAIAIHPRNRWYSDVRPGEVPDLLADEFGEDASRLGVNRSSAGGVTATTDAE; via the coding sequence ATGCGACACAGAACCGAGGAGGTCCACGAGAACGGGTTCACGGACCACGTGCTGGTCTGTACGAACGGCCGGGACTCAGAGTACGCCAGCTGTGCGGACGCGCACGGCCCGGAGGTGTACGAGACGGTGAAAGCGTGGTTGCGCGAGCGGGGTGTGTTCTGGTCGCGCGTCCACGTCGCGGAGACGAGCTGTCTCGGGCTGTGTAGCGAGGACGGGACCGCGATCGCCATCCACCCGCGGAACCGGTGGTACTCGGACGTCCGCCCCGGGGAAGTCCCGGACCTGCTCGCCGACGAGTTCGGCGAGGACGCCTCGCGGCTCGGCGTGAACCGGTCCTCGGCGGGAGGCGTCACCGCGACGACCGACGCCGAGTGA
- a CDS encoding TetR/AcrR family transcriptional regulator, whose amino-acid sequence MDTNANTEERIREAAFRALAEHGYADLSLTDIGEELGQNPSLIYHYYDSKDDLLVSMLEGFTDVFVSRQLAEPITDAEERLSRLVDQVRHPTQSRAKRLMATPPADMETAVARVHIELWSQASRDPEYRERATAVRERLRGAIVEILEAGVEGGEFDVDDPEQTAEHVLALLLHELHTRATTNRTGSVERIESLLDETIADLRSDAADAS is encoded by the coding sequence ATGGACACGAACGCGAACACGGAGGAACGGATCAGGGAAGCCGCGTTTCGAGCGCTCGCGGAGCACGGCTACGCCGACCTCTCGCTCACGGACATCGGGGAGGAGCTCGGCCAGAATCCGTCGCTGATCTACCACTACTACGACAGCAAGGACGACCTGCTGGTCTCGATGCTCGAAGGCTTCACGGACGTCTTCGTGAGCCGGCAGCTAGCGGAGCCGATCACCGACGCCGAGGAGCGACTGTCCCGCCTGGTCGACCAGGTTCGCCACCCGACCCAGTCGCGGGCGAAACGGCTCATGGCGACGCCGCCGGCCGACATGGAGACCGCGGTTGCCCGGGTCCACATCGAACTCTGGTCCCAGGCAAGCCGGGATCCCGAGTATCGGGAGCGAGCGACTGCCGTCCGGGAACGCCTGCGTGGGGCGATCGTCGAGATACTCGAGGCGGGCGTCGAGGGGGGCGAGTTCGACGTCGACGACCCCGAGCAAACCGCCGAGCACGTGCTCGCGCTGCTTCTTCACGAACTCCACACGCGAGCGACGACGAACCGGACCGGGTCGGTCGAGCGGATCGAGTCGCTCCTGGACGAGACGATCGCCGACCTGCGAAGCGACGCGGCCGACGCGTCGTAG
- a CDS encoding SDR family NAD(P)-dependent oxidoreductase yields the protein MNGLNGNTAVVTGAGSGIGRASARRFAEEGANVVVADVVEETGRETVELIEEDGGDATFVEVDVADTESVEAMVDVAVDTYGSLEFAHNNAGILTGFAEVTDIEEEQWDKLFDINLKGIWACMKAELPVMESQGSGVIVNTASEAGLVGMGGLGSYSASKHGVVGLTKTVALEYASRGIRVNAVAPGPTDTNIQANSVGGGDPRSLPFDVSAMADVPMGRTADPTEMAGAVAFLCSSDASYITGHTLPVDGGQAAD from the coding sequence ATGAACGGATTAAACGGAAACACGGCTGTCGTGACGGGTGCAGGCTCGGGAATCGGTCGCGCGTCGGCGCGACGCTTCGCCGAGGAGGGGGCGAACGTCGTCGTCGCGGACGTCGTCGAGGAGACGGGGCGCGAGACGGTCGAACTGATCGAGGAGGACGGCGGCGACGCGACCTTCGTTGAGGTCGACGTGGCCGACACCGAGTCCGTCGAGGCGATGGTGGACGTCGCGGTGGACACCTACGGAAGCCTCGAGTTCGCGCACAACAACGCGGGGATCCTCACCGGCTTCGCGGAGGTGACCGACATCGAGGAGGAGCAGTGGGACAAGCTGTTCGACATCAACCTCAAGGGGATCTGGGCGTGCATGAAGGCGGAACTCCCGGTCATGGAGTCCCAGGGGAGCGGCGTCATCGTCAACACGGCCTCGGAGGCCGGCCTGGTCGGCATGGGCGGGCTCGGCAGTTACTCCGCCAGCAAACACGGCGTCGTCGGCCTGACCAAGACGGTCGCGCTCGAGTACGCCTCCCGTGGAATCCGCGTCAACGCGGTCGCCCCCGGGCCGACCGACACGAACATCCAGGCCAACTCGGTGGGCGGCGGCGACCCGCGGTCGCTGCCGTTCGACGTCTCCGCCATGGCCGACGTGCCGATGGGACGCACCGCGGACCCGACGGAGATGGCCGGCGCGGTCGCGTTCCTCTGTTCGTCGGACGCGTCCTACATCACCGGCCACACGCTGCCGGTCGACGGCGGCCAGGCGGCCGACTGA
- a CDS encoding DUF5783 family protein produces the protein MAEFDPEKFEDKYVHYFAELQRAYKNAFETMNDRYDSQLIHGIDQQILNESEPFYDAESGAFRVDLPENPADRLTAVVVDDGKLEETLERYVEEIESELYRVFDLEPPSGSR, from the coding sequence ATGGCCGAGTTCGACCCGGAAAAGTTCGAGGACAAGTACGTCCACTACTTCGCGGAGCTCCAGCGCGCGTACAAGAACGCGTTCGAGACGATGAACGACCGCTACGACTCGCAGTTGATCCATGGCATCGACCAGCAGATCCTGAACGAGAGCGAGCCGTTCTACGACGCCGAGTCGGGGGCGTTCCGCGTCGACCTCCCCGAGAACCCGGCCGACCGGCTCACGGCGGTCGTCGTCGATGACGGGAAACTCGAGGAAACCCTTGAGCGGTACGTCGAGGAGATCGAGTCCGAACTGTACCGGGTGTTCGACCTCGAACCGCCGTCTGGGAGCCGGTAA
- a CDS encoding NifU family protein has translation MSTDSQDADDDLRERVTNFLRRNFPQIQMHGGSAAIQHLDRESGEIHIALGGACSGCGISPMTIQAIKSRMTKEIPEITKVHADTGMGGGGDGDLGGMSHSGGASPSFPGETSDDGESDEGPQAPF, from the coding sequence ATGAGCACAGACTCTCAGGACGCCGACGACGACCTGCGCGAGCGGGTCACGAACTTCCTGCGGCGCAACTTCCCGCAGATCCAGATGCACGGCGGCAGCGCGGCCATCCAGCACCTCGACCGCGAAAGCGGCGAGATCCACATCGCGCTCGGCGGCGCGTGCTCGGGCTGTGGCATCTCCCCGATGACGATCCAGGCGATCAAGTCGCGCATGACCAAGGAGATTCCCGAGATCACGAAGGTCCACGCGGACACGGGCATGGGCGGCGGTGGCGACGGCGACCTCGGCGGCATGAGCCACTCGGGCGGCGCGTCCCCGTCGTTCCCGGGCGAGACCAGCGACGACGGCGAGTCCGACGAAGGCCCCCAGGCCCCGTTCTAG
- a CDS encoding sulfatase → MTQESPGNVLFVVLDTVRKDRLGPYGYERDTTPGLDAFAEEATVFENAVAPAPWTLPVHASLFTGMYPHRHGADQENPYLEGATTLAETLSAAGYETACYSSNAWITPYTHLTDGFDDQDNFFEVMPGDFLSGPLARAWKTMNDNETLRSLADKLVSLGNVAHEYLASGSGADSKTPAVIDRTKSFVDDAAAADDDWFAFINLMDAHLPYHPPQEYVDEYAPGVDSTAVCQNSKEYNAGARDIDDDEWVDIRNLYDAEIAHIDDQLTRLFDWLKATDRWEDTAVVVCADHGELLGEHDLYGHEFALYDQLVNVPLLVKHPDLDGGRREDTVELLDCYHTVLDALDVDGGEPAAADEEAVPLDRTRSLLSDSYRLFADSSDPDPGQAASPDGTHGFVEYSRPVVELNQLEEKATSAGIELPEDSRFYSRMRAARSTAAKYVRIDRIPDEAYRLDEDPGETRNVASEPERASESRPEADEPDDAAVEAAETALGAFESEAGGAWTDAAEGEVSDDSLADMEEEATERLRDLGYVE, encoded by the coding sequence ATGACTCAGGAGTCGCCGGGGAACGTCCTCTTCGTCGTCCTCGATACGGTCCGGAAGGACCGGCTCGGCCCGTACGGGTACGAGCGCGACACGACGCCCGGCCTCGACGCCTTCGCCGAGGAAGCGACGGTCTTCGAGAACGCGGTCGCGCCCGCACCCTGGACGCTCCCGGTCCACGCCTCGCTGTTCACCGGCATGTACCCGCACCGCCACGGTGCCGACCAGGAGAACCCCTACCTCGAGGGCGCGACGACGCTCGCCGAGACGCTCTCCGCGGCGGGGTACGAGACCGCCTGCTACTCCTCGAACGCCTGGATCACGCCCTACACCCACCTCACCGACGGCTTCGACGACCAGGACAACTTCTTCGAGGTGATGCCGGGCGACTTCCTCTCGGGGCCGCTCGCGCGGGCCTGGAAGACGATGAACGACAACGAGACGCTTCGTTCCCTGGCGGACAAGCTCGTCTCGCTCGGCAACGTTGCACACGAGTACCTCGCCTCGGGGTCGGGAGCCGACTCCAAGACGCCGGCCGTCATCGACCGGACGAAGTCGTTCGTCGACGACGCCGCGGCCGCGGACGACGACTGGTTCGCGTTCATCAACCTGATGGACGCCCACTTGCCGTACCACCCGCCCCAGGAGTACGTCGACGAGTACGCGCCCGGGGTCGATTCGACCGCCGTCTGCCAGAACTCGAAGGAGTACAACGCCGGCGCCCGCGACATCGACGACGACGAGTGGGTCGACATCCGGAACCTGTACGACGCCGAGATCGCCCACATCGACGACCAGCTCACCCGGCTGTTCGACTGGCTGAAGGCGACCGACCGGTGGGAGGACACCGCCGTCGTCGTCTGTGCGGACCACGGCGAACTCCTCGGCGAGCACGACCTCTACGGCCACGAGTTCGCCCTTTACGACCAGCTCGTCAACGTCCCGCTGCTGGTGAAACACCCCGACCTCGACGGCGGCCGCCGCGAGGACACGGTCGAACTCCTCGACTGCTATCACACCGTGCTCGACGCGCTCGACGTCGATGGCGGCGAGCCGGCCGCCGCCGACGAGGAGGCGGTTCCCCTCGACCGGACCCGCTCGCTGCTCTCCGATTCGTACCGCCTGTTTGCGGATTCGAGCGACCCGGACCCCGGACAGGCCGCATCGCCCGACGGGACCCACGGCTTCGTCGAGTACTCGCGACCCGTCGTGGAGCTGAACCAGTTGGAGGAGAAGGCGACGTCGGCCGGCATCGAACTGCCGGAGGACTCACGGTTCTACAGCCGGATGCGCGCGGCCCGGAGCACCGCGGCGAAGTACGTCCGCATCGACCGGATCCCGGACGAGGCGTACCGGCTCGACGAGGACCCGGGCGAGACGAGGAACGTCGCAAGCGAGCCCGAGCGCGCATCCGAGAGCCGGCCGGAGGCCGACGAACCCGACGACGCGGCGGTCGAGGCCGCGGAAACGGCGCTCGGCGCGTTCGAGTCGGAGGCCGGCGGCGCGTGGACCGACGCCGCCGAGGGCGAGGTCAGCGACGACTCGCTCGCCGACATGGAGGAGGAGGCCACCGAACGGCTCCGCGACCTGGGCTACGTCGAGTAA
- a CDS encoding ketopantoate reductase family protein: MDIVVFGAGALGSLVGGALAREHAVTLVGRNPHVARIRDRGLRLSGELDATVRPDAGTDLGTVDADLALVTVKSYDTSAAAAALAAPDVDVDLVCSLQNGLTEEELRAELDDRVLAGTATYGAELVEPGHVRCTGVGRIHVGELDGGASDRAERVAAAFRAAGLDCEADPAMARRRFEKLAVNAGINAVTALARVRNGALAEPPAGDLAERAARETARAARAEGVDLGDDDAVAALRAVVDETAANRSSMSQDVDAGRRTEVDAINGAVLARGDAAGVSVPTNRTLAALVRTWEAERDLRPADSS; encoded by the coding sequence ATGGACATCGTCGTGTTCGGCGCCGGCGCGCTCGGGAGCCTCGTCGGCGGCGCGCTCGCCCGCGAACACGCGGTCACGCTCGTCGGGCGCAACCCACACGTCGCCCGGATCCGCGACCGCGGCCTCCGGCTCTCCGGCGAACTCGATGCCACGGTCCGCCCGGACGCGGGAACCGACCTCGGGACGGTCGACGCGGACCTCGCGCTCGTCACGGTGAAATCATACGACACGTCCGCGGCGGCCGCCGCGCTCGCCGCCCCCGACGTGGACGTCGACCTCGTCTGCTCGCTCCAGAACGGCCTGACCGAGGAGGAGCTCCGCGCGGAACTGGACGACCGCGTGCTCGCCGGCACCGCGACCTACGGCGCGGAACTCGTCGAGCCCGGTCACGTCCGCTGTACCGGCGTCGGGCGGATCCACGTCGGCGAACTCGACGGCGGCGCGAGCGACCGGGCCGAGCGCGTCGCCGCGGCGTTTCGCGCGGCCGGCCTCGACTGCGAGGCCGACCCCGCGATGGCCCGCCGGCGCTTCGAGAAACTGGCCGTGAACGCCGGCATCAACGCCGTCACCGCGCTGGCCCGCGTTCGAAACGGGGCGCTCGCCGAACCGCCGGCCGGCGATCTCGCCGAACGGGCGGCCCGCGAGACGGCCCGCGCCGCCCGGGCGGAGGGGGTCGACCTCGGGGACGACGACGCCGTCGCGGCGCTCCGTGCGGTCGTCGACGAGACGGCTGCCAACCGCTCCTCGATGTCCCAGGACGTCGACGCCGGCCGGCGGACCGAGGTCGACGCCATCAACGGGGCCGTTCTCGCACGCGGCGACGCCGCCGGCGTGTCGGTGCCGACGAACCGGACGCTCGCCGCGCTCGTGCGTACCTGGGAGGCCGAACGGGACCTGCGACCCGCCGACTCCTCCTGA
- a CDS encoding DUF7130 family rubredoxin-like protein: MSDEQPSVGVGQTVYTESGRSLGTVRGFDEDGFYVTTRDGIESLSIEHERAGHEFGEGELMWRCSDCGEMGEIDDDLPVECPNCGAPREHIYYWTED; the protein is encoded by the coding sequence ATGAGCGACGAGCAACCGAGCGTCGGCGTCGGGCAGACCGTCTACACCGAATCGGGCCGCTCACTCGGCACCGTTCGCGGCTTCGACGAGGACGGCTTCTACGTGACGACCCGCGACGGCATCGAGTCGCTGTCGATCGAACACGAGCGCGCCGGCCACGAGTTCGGCGAGGGCGAACTGATGTGGCGCTGTAGCGACTGCGGCGAGATGGGCGAGATCGACGACGACCTGCCCGTCGAGTGCCCGAACTGCGGCGCCCCGCGCGAACACATCTACTACTGGACCGAGGACTGA